Part of the Capricornis sumatraensis isolate serow.1 chromosome 9, serow.2, whole genome shotgun sequence genome, ttgttgttcagttgctcagttgcgtccacctctttgcaaccccatgcacaccaggcttccctgtccttcactatctccgagtttgctcaaactcatgtccattgggtcgatgatgccagccaaccatctcatcctctgtttccctcttctcctcctgccctcaatctttcccagtatcagtgtcttttccagtgagccagttcttcccatcaggtggccaaagtattggagcttcagcttcaggatcagtccttgcaatgaatgttcagggtggatttccttaggactgattggtttgatctccttaataGGAGATAAGCTGCCAGATAAAAACCAGGAAGGCATTTAATAACCACTGAGTCATTAAATGATTCCCAAGTCCCCTTTGGCAGCCAAGTTTTTCCTAAAAGGCCATTTAGTATACCTTCTAAACACTGTCTCTGGGACAACCACACAGCTCTTGTATTGGGGTGTGAAAGCTACCTGGAAATGACTGGGCACGCCTGAGTGCCAAAAGGACTTCATTTATGGACTCGGAAATGTGAATTTCATGTAATTGTCACAGGTCACAAAatatgctttctatttttttctcaccATTGACACATGTAAAAACATTCTTAGCAAAACAACAAACCAAAAAGGCACAAATAAAGCAAACAAAGCACAACAAAAACAGGTGGCAGGCCAGAGCTGGCCCATGAGCCCACTCATGCTCTGAAATCTCCCGTGGCTACCTGTTGTCCCAGAGGAAAGGGCCACAGACACTTCCCTCCATCTGACTGGGGAAACGCCTATTCTCCATCTGATTACCTCTCCCAAGCGTGGCCCAGTGCCTCCTCTGGGCTACAACAGTGCCTCCATGCCTGCTCGGTCACACCCTCCCCCACCGCCCAGCTGAAACCATCTGGGCATGTAAGTAGAGCCTGAGTCCATTGTGGCCATGGCACTGTCCCCAGAattgcccagcacacagtaggtgctcaggaaacTACTGTAGGAAtccaatataatattaatattaatcatagtataatttaaattataattatgaaatataatacccattataataattatttgtatttgaattaatatatataattataacaaCTGTGATATAATTgttaaatactgtataatatgtactataattatatagtattaataaatacttaataACTATATCAATCATATATAAGGAAGCCCTAGTTAACACTTAATAATTATATCaatcataatatatatttatatattatataattgttAAATACCATGTAACATATAGCTATATACATTCATAATTAATTATAtcaattattatataatatatgattatatattatataactgtATATAACTGTTAAATACTTTATAACATATAACTATAATTagggggtttccccagtggctcagcaagtaaagaatctgtctacaatgcaggaggtgctggttcaattcctgggtcaggaagatcttctggagaagggaatggcaacccactctaatattcttgcctgaaaaagcgcatggacagaggagcctggcaggccatagtccatggagtcgcaaacaattggacacgactgggcaaaactattataattacatattattaactaatatttaatatattgatcattatatagtatataattgTTAAATACTATATAACATATAACTATATTTATGTTATTAATGAATACTTAGTAATTATATCACTCATATGTAATACATAGTCACAttacaattatatattatataatgacatatataattttaaataccatataataaataatatggcTATAATTAACAATATATTATTAGGTAACTATATTATTATACTCTATAACCATTTATAAATtagtatatataataatttatatcttATATTACATATTtggtaatattaaatatatatccaATATTTAATAAACTATATTAAACTGATTTGCTATGtttaacataaaaattaatataaaatttttgtcatagaattttataaactataaatttcaatataatataaaatgacaaaataacataaattttaacTATTTAATATAAATCTTATACCATAATTTGATATATTAttacatatagtatatatatttgatatgtgTAAAGTTTATGTAGAACATATGTTTAATAGAATAATAACACTGGCAGTCACAGTGATGCCACCTGTTAGCACCTGCAAGTCCTCTTTGTCCACCATCTTTAATCATGTCCAGCGGAGGAGCAGGAAAAGTGTGCTGTTTTGCAGCCACAtcagctgaagctcagagaagtcagGCAGATATCCTGAAGGTCACACGGCCCAGCAGGAACAGAATCAGCACTGGATCTCGGGGACAGCAGGTGGCACAGGCAGGTGTTGGTAGAGGGCAGGGCTGGCTGCCAGCCTGGCCCCTGGCTGACTGCTCTGGCCCCTGGCAGGTCTTCATCGCCCAGACAGTGCTGCGGAGCCCGCCTGCCATGAGCCCGACGGGGCAGCTGTCCCGCCCCACGGAGCGGCAGCTGCTCATCTACCTGCGAGTGGCCACCTGGAACCAGATCCTCGACCCCTGGGTGTACATCCTGTTTCGCCGGGCAGTGATCCAGCGCTTCTACCCTCGCCTGAGCACCCGGTCCAGGTCACTGTCCCTGCAGCCCCAGCTCACCCGCAGGTCAACAATTCACTAGATCCTAGGCTGGACATAGTGACAGCTCTGGAAGGACAGAGCACCCTGCCAGAATGTCCCCCACCAGACCTTTATCTTCCCTGTCGGTCGCTTCTGTCTGTCCTGATGCCCAGGAGCCAAGAGTGCAGCATAGACAGAGGGTTTGAACAACAAAATTGTGTGCTATCTTCCATCAGCCCTAGGGACACCCCCTCAAGTCTTCCCTGACTCCCCTTTCCAAAGCCCTTCCCCTCTCTCAGCCCCTACTTTGAGTCCCCTCCCAACCCCAGGAAGGATGTGACAGTGCTGGGCAGGTATCTGGAGGAAATCAGACTTGTAAGCTTCCCCTTGCAGAAATCCTCCAAAAATAAGGGGCTCCGACCCCTGAATCTGACCTGCTTACTGGGGTATGGTTGATTCCCTTTGACACCCCAATTCGTAAAGGCTCTGTCTAGAAAGGTTGAATGCCAACAGACCCCCTCTCTTGCCAAAATATAATCTCCACCTcggctttattttcctttagctCTGAAATCATCTATCATTGAAGTTTCTGGTGTCAAGATTCCTATCCAGCCCACAGCTGGTGAACAGGActagggtgggggttggggaagcCCCAGCTGAGCAGGACTAGGCGGGAGTCGGGGAAGCCCCTAGAGGTGGGGCTGGCTCCTCACTCCTCTACCCCCACCCTTTATTGAGTCTTGCCTGAGCATTTCAACGGTTGAGATCTTCTGGAATCCTGCCTGCAACCCTAGGAGCGGGTTCTGGGTtaaacccattttgcagatgaggaaacgaGAGGACAAGATAGATACCCAGAGACCATGGAGTACACCCCTGCTTCCTTCGCTGCAGATTAAGCACATGCCTTCATCAGCTTGTGGTTTCACCGTCTATCCACTCAGCCCCTCAGACTCCCTGCACCTTGAGCAagcagctcctggcccacagTAGCTGCTCAATAAAAGTAGATTGATCTTGTACAGACTGATGTGTGTCTGCAGGGCCCTCAACACCTGCACAATTAGCACTTATAAGGTGCCCATAGTAGGCACTTAGTAGGCACTTAAGAAGCATCTAGTGTTTTCGTGTCAGCCCCTCTTCCTCTGCTCTCCCCCAAATACCCGCCAAAATAACACATCAGGCTGCAGGAGTGGGAGGTGTCTTTATGCGTTTATTCCCCATGAGCCCTCAAGGTACATGAGAAGGAAactgcctcctgcctcccctcccctcccctacccCACTGCCCTCCCATAGACCTAGGATCAGCTGTTTCCACCCTCCCTTCCtcacctgccccaccccacttgcggggatgggggtgggtgtggAATGAGGTCACCTGCTACTTCTGGGCAACCCAGGCAGTgaggagcaggaggagcaggATGGGGGCCATGGGAGCCCCAACTGTGTCATGCCCAAGCTACTGCCCTCCGTGGTGGGGTAGGAGTTCTGACTCCCGTGGAGGTAACCCAGACTCCCTGAGCATAGAGGAGGGGGTAGGCCCCTCAAACGAGGGTTCAAGGGGCTGAGAACGAAGGAGGGCCACCCTGGGGGCAAAACTAGGGATGACAGCTTTGGTGGGTGGGGTAGACTTCTGGGGTCCCAGCTGGGGCTTGGGAGAAAGGGCTGGTTTCTGGGGGGTTAAGGGGGACTGTGGGTGTGGGGCCAGGGGAGAAGTTGAAGGGCTTTGGCCAGGGCCAGGGATGGGCAGGGTTCCTTGTACCAGAtcatggggctggggctgggggcaagAGATTTGGCTAGGACCTGGAGTTGGGGCTCTGGGTGGTGGGCCTAGGTGTTGAGGTCTGGCATAAGGGGTGGGATCGGGCTGGGTTTTGGGGTCAAGGCCTGGGGTCTGTGGGCAGGGCCCCTTTCTAGAGCTGAGCTGGATTCTTGGACTGGTCTGGCTTCTAGTTTCAGAATCAGATTCAGTTCTGGAACTAAGGTGGACTCCAGAGCTGTGCTGAGTGTTTGAAGTGGTCTGGGTTTCAGAGCTGGCCTGAGTCTCAGAGCTGAACTGAATTCTAGAGCTGCACTGGGTTCTGGAGCTGAACTGGACTCCAGAGCTGAGCTGAGTTCTTGCACTGGTCTGGGTCCCAGAGCTGGGCTGGGTCTCAGGACTGAGCCGGGTTCCAGAACTGGTCTGGGTTCTAGAGCCAGGTTGGCATCCAGAAGCAGGCTGTGTTCTGGAGCTGAGCTGGACTCCAGAGCTGGGCTGAGTTCTTCCACTGGTCTGAGTCCTAGAGCTGGGCTGAATCTCAGGGCTCAGCTGGGTTCCAGAACTGGTCTGGGTTCTGGAGCCGGTTTCGGATCCAGAACTGGGCTGTACTCTTGAACTGCCCCAGGTTTCAGCGCTGGGTTGCATCTCAGACCTGAACTGCACTGTGGAGCTGGGTTGGGTTTTGGAGTTGTGCTTGACTCCAGAGCAGGGCTTCATTCCTGCACTTATCTGCATCTCTGAGCTGGGAGGGGTTCTAGAGATGAGCTGAGTTCCAGAGCTGGTCTGCTTCCCGAAGTCTGGCTCAGTCCCAGAGCTGCCCTGGGTTGTGGCCTGGATTTGGTTTCTAGAACTTGTCAGGCTTTTTGAGCTGAGCTGAGCCTCAGAGTTGTTTTGAGCTCCTGGGTAGGGCTGGGTCCTTGAACTGGGCCTACTCTCAGAGTTTGACACAGCTGTGGAGCTGAAGTCTGTGTCTGCATCCTTCTGGGTCCCAGGACTTGACCAGGTTCCAGACATTAGCTGTATTCTGGAATGCACCTGGGTCTCAGCAGTTGACTGTGTTTTGGAGCCAGGTGGGATTTCAGAGCCAGCCTGGGCTCTAGAACTGAGCTGAGGTCTGGAGCTGGGTGGAGTGCTAGAGGTGGACTGAACTCTGGAAAGAGGCCAAGCCCGGAGATCTGTCCTTGTCCCAGAGCTAGATGGCATTCTAGAGTTGCTCTGTGCTCTGCAGTGAGCATGGGGCTCAGCATCAGGCTGAGCTCTGGAGGCAGGTCTTGCCCCAGAAATGGGTGGGGGTCCAGAGGTTGTCTGAATCCTGGAGACGGGTTTGCTTGTTGCACAAGGCTGGGGGCTAGAGCTGGGCTCAGTCTCTGAGCTGGATTCATCACTGGAGCTGGACTGGGCCCTAGGACACAGATAGGGTCTGGACCTGGGCTGGACTGAATTGTGCATCTGGGTTCCTGAGCTGGCCTGGGTTCGGGAACAGGGTTGCACTTCAGAACCATCTTTGACTGCTAAGCTGGAATGGCTTCTAGGGCTGGACTGCCTCTTGAGTCTCACATGGGCTCCAGAACTAACTGGCGTTCCTGAGCTACATTGAGTATCCAGGTTCGGCTGAGTCATGGAGCTATCTTGAACTGCAGAGTTGGATCGAGTTTTATGGCAGGGCTTGGTCATAAAGCTGGCCTGGCTTCCAGAACCAGGTTGGATTTCAAAGCTGGGCTGGGCCTTCAAATTTACTTGGGTTCCAAATCTTGACTTCACATCAGAGCTCCACTTAGCCCCAGAGCtgttctgggctctagagccatCCTGGGCTCTAGAACTGAGCTGGGTTCTGAAGCTGGATTGCATCTCAGAACTGGACGGGGTTCTCATGATGAACTGGGCCTCAGAACTGACCTGGGTTCTAAAGGGGGATTTGGACTCTGGACAGGGCTGAGTCTCAGTTCTGGGCTTGGTCTCTGAGCTGGGCTGGGCTCTAGAGTAGGGCTGGGGCTCTGATCTGGGCTTGGTCTCTGAGCAGGTCTGGGCTCTaaagcagagctggggctccgaTCTGGGTTGTGTCACAGATCTGAGCTTGGTCCCTGAACTGGGCTGGACTCTAGAGCAGGACTCGGGCTCAGATCTAGGCTTGGTCTCTGAACTGGGCTGGACTCTAGAGCAGAGCTGGGTCTCAGGTCTGGGCTTCTGGACTCCGGAGTAGGGCTGGGCTTTGGAAACTGACTgggagggctggggcagggggctgggctcCGAGCTGCACTTGGCACTGGAGCAGACtagccacaggcttccctggcctcgCCGATGGCGGCCCACACCTCCACCACAAACTCGTCTGGGAAGGCGAACTCGCCCAAGACGGAGTCTAAATGGCGTGCAAACTCCTGGACGCTCACTGTCTTCTTGGACGTCTCCACCATGGTGGATGCTGCAGGCCAAGCAGAGGGGAAGTGGGTGAGGGTTCTCCCTGGGGCTCAGGGGggatccctgcctcctccccatgGGCTGTCCTCCCCCCAGGGTCCACCCAGCTTACCCTGGCCCCTTACCCAGCTCTGGGTCCCGAATGCCCATGTAACTCTCCAGCAGGTCGTCCACCCTCCGAGATGCCTCCTCCTCAAATTCACTGGGCTGGGGGCATGAGGGGCCAAGTAGAGAGTCAGAAGCCTGGGAtcctccagcccagccccctccccaagccTTTGGTGACAGCAGATTGGGACCTTCCATGAGTCAATGCTTCTGGTCCCGCCATTACTGCCCTGCCTGACAAGAACCCATTCTGCAAACGGGAAAACTGAGGCTGGGTAAAGGAGAGGGTCTTCCCCAGGGTCATGCTGAGTCGGCGTCAGCGGTAGAACTCTGTGTGCAAGAGCCCCTGAAGGCCCCCCATCCCCTCCACTCACCACTTCCTCCACAGTGGCGGCCCCTCCAGACCGAAGCCGCAGGGTCTCCCTCCCACTGCTGACTTTCGCTTCCATGGGGTATTTGCTGCTCCGGCTCCTCTGGCCGATCATATCTGGAGGGGACAGAGTAGAGGAGGTGCGTGTGTTCTGGGTGAAGCTACATCTTTGTAAAGACTCAGAAGCCACCAGCTGAGCCCTTCTAGAACATTCCTACCCTCCAAAGTCCTCCTTATTTCCATGGATGAATCCTCAGAGACCCTGTCTGAGAATCCTTCCTTCGCTTAAATTTCCCTCCTCTCAAAATGACTCTCCCTAGAAGAAACTACTTCAGATTCTCCTTAGGGCCAGTCTAGAAAGCATCTTGCTCTAGAATTTGCTCTCCCTAATCTAGTCATAGCTTCCCtgctacccacgccagtgttcttgcctggagaatcccatggacagagtagcctggcgggctacagaccatggggtctcaaagagtggaacacaactgagcaactaacactttcactttcacaacctagtcgtgagggcttcccaggtggctgaatGATAACGCATCTGGcaaccaatgcagaagacataagagatacgggttcgatccccgggtcaggaagatgccctgaagcaggaagtggcaacccactccagtgttcttgcctcaagaatcccatggacagaggagcctggcagactgcagtccattgggtcacaaagagtaggacctgagtgaacaactgagcactcacacacgcATGGTGACCTCCTTATCTCACCCGTGGACCAGTCACAGACTTCTCTTTGAAAAGCTCCATTCTAGAGTTCCCTATGAAAGCCACTCTCTAGAACTCGCCAGAGACTCAAAGCAGGACTTTAAAAGCTGCCAGTCAGGTTACAAAATAGATCCAGACAGCTCCTTATCCTTTCTCACTCTTCCCAggcctcccccaaccccatgcCTGGGCTGACTCTATGACAATGTAGAAATAACCCACCTGTTTCTCCTACAGTGCCAGAAGGTCCCTGTCCTGTTACCAGGGGCATCTGGAACCTTCCATCCTGTCCCTGACCCTTTGCTGTTCCGTATATCCAGAGAACCCCTTTGTGAAAGAGCTCCACCCCACCCAGCCTGTCCCCCAGGCCCCAGGTGGCCCTCACCGAAGGCTCTCTTGGGTTGCACCAGCCGTAGGGTGAAGGGCTGCGACTTCGGCAGCTCACGCAGCATCTTGGCCACCTCGTAGTGGCGGCAGCCGACGATCGAGTGGTCGTTTATGGCCTCAATGCTGTctcccacacacactgcctcGATTCGGTTGATGATGCTGCCTTCCTTGATCCTCTGCGGGGGACCCAGAGTCACTCACAGGACCCCACCATCCAGCCACCCAACTCGGGTCCCCAGAGCCCATTCACACCACAGAGGAGCAGAGGCTCACCCCAGGTCACTGGACACCCTGGAAGCCACCTGCCCCGCCCCCAAAGTGGGCACCTTGATGAAGGCATAGCCGGCCCCGTTGTCCGTGATGGTCAGTCCCAGGGCGTCCTCCGTCTTAGTGACCTCCACCTCCTTGGTCTCGCCTCGCACATGGGCAAAGATAAAGTCCTCCAACCCTATCTGGCCGCCCAGGAGTTTCTGCATGTCCACCTTGTGGCTGTTTAGGGTGCAGAATAAGATCTGCCCCAAGAGGAGAGGGAGCCCCAAATTAACGACAGCCCTCATTCCCCACCATCTGCACAGAACAACCAGGGGATGGGCTCAGGGGCCTGATAGGGAAACTGCGGCACAAAATCATGAAACCCCCGCCTTCCCCAGGGTCGTAGTCATGCTTAAGGGCAGAATATATGGGATCCTCAGAATGGAGTAGGAGGCGAGACTGGGACCCCCAGACTGAGGAGTAGGATGAGAAGGAGGCTGCGGACAGATGGACACCCTTCTTCCATCCTCCCTCAGACTTCCACTTTTAACCCTTTGGTGACCTGACAACCCCAGACCATCTTTTAAAGGCAGTTAGTTCTAAATCTCCTGGCGCCCCCTGGGGGCTGAGGGGCGCATTTGCGGCCCAGCCCCGGACTCCCACGACCTCGGACGTCTTACCTGTCAGGGGGCTGCCTAGAACCCCAGTCCCCAGCTGCGCCCAGGAACCAGAGGCGCTTCCCTGAGGGCTGGGGTCCACTCCTAGCTGGGTAGCCCAGTGTTTTCCGGACGATCTAAGGATCCACGAACCCTAAGACTTGCTCACCTTTTTGCACAGGGAATGCAAAGGGAGTCCACGGGGTATGGGCACCGCAGGATCCGAGAGGTGAGTCTCTGAGATCTGGAGACAGGGTCCCCTCCATCCGGAGATGGAGGATCTGGGGACCCCGTCCCAGAGTCCAGGGTTCACCCCTATCCCCGGTCGACGAGTGGGCCTCGGGTGCTGGGGTCCGCGGGCCTCACCTCGGTGGGCGCGATACCGAAGGCCTCGGCGATCTTGGCGTAGAGCTCGCGCACGTTGGTGAAGCCCTCGATCTTGCCCGTGGGGCTGCCGTGCGCCAGCTGCGTGCGGAAGACGAGGCGCgggcgggcgcggggcgcggCTGGGGTCGGGGACGCTGCCGGGGGCTCGGCGGGCGAGGGCGGGGGCGCGGGCAGGCGCTGAGCCTCGGCCCCCTGGGCCTCGCGGGCCGCTGTGGTCTCCATGGCAGGAAGAGCTCGGTCACCGGGGCCACCGCCACAGCCGCCGGATCCGCCGCTTCctgcagcctcccctcccccggcccAGGGCGCGACAGCCGAGCCTCCCGGGGTAAGGGGATCCGGGAACCCGAGCCTCCCGGGAAGGCGACACCGCGGAGTCTGTATGCGGGGGTGGGCCCCAGGTGTCCTGGCCCTGCCAGGGCCCGCTGTGCTCTCCCCGGGGAGCAGGGGAAAAAATAAGGATCACAAATAAGAATAGGGCAACTGCCAGTGCCAGAGTGCTCACTCTCAGCTGGGCgcactcatttaatccttgcaacaacCGTCGGAGGTGGGGAGAACCCTTACCTGGCATAACTGAGCTACATCGTGTCCATCCCCTGCCCACAGCCCTCCAGGGCTCCCACCTCCCCTGGGGTAAACCCTAGTCCTCTATTCTGCCCACAAGGCCCTGCACGAGCTGCCACatccccatccctgcccccttctccctcttttcttctggcTCACTCTGCTCCAGACACATGGGCGTCCTCCCTGCTCATTCCACACAGGGCCcggtcctgccccagggcctttgcacaggctgtgCCCCCTCCTGGAACGTCTTTCACATCTCCAAGTGGTTCACTCCTTTGCCTCCTCAGCTCTTGGCTCAGAGGTCAGCTCCTCACCAGGTCCCAATTTCTCTTCcctgctttttttcctccctagCACTGAGTGTGACCTGGCAGGGcaggtattttatttattcatcctgTGTTTCCTCAGTCTCCTCAACTGGAGGAGAAGAAGGCAGGAGTTCTCTGAGCCCATTGGGTTACAGATGAGGAGGCTCTGGGTACTAGGAGGTTTCTCTCAGAATCCCCAGGGGACCCAGGATCACCAAAAGGAATGTTGCTTTTGGCTCATAAATAGCACTGGAATGCCATATAGCAGTTCAAAAGGGGGGCCTTATGCCTctgaagcggagaaggcaatggcaccccactccagtactcttgcctggaaaatcccatggacggaggagcctggtgggctacagttcatggggtcactaagagtcggacacgactgagcgacttcactttcacttttcactttcctgcactagagaacggagaaggcgatggcaccccactccagtactcttgcctggaaaatcccatggacgaaggagcctggtaggctacagtccatggggtcgctaagagtcagacatgactgagcgactttactttcacttttcactttca contains:
- the GIPC3 gene encoding PDZ domain-containing protein GIPC3, which encodes METTAAREAQGAEAQRLPAPPPSPAEPPAASPTPAAPRARPRLVFRTQLAHGSPTGKIEGFTNVRELYAKIAEAFGIAPTEILFCTLNSHKVDMQKLLGGQIGLEDFIFAHVRGETKEVEVTKTEDALGLTITDNGAGYAFIKRIKEGSIINRIEAVCVGDSIEAINDHSIVGCRHYEVAKMLRELPKSQPFTLRLVQPKRAFDMIGQRSRSSKYPMEAKVSSGRETLRLRSGGAATVEEVPSEFEEEASRRVDDLLESYMGIRDPELASTMVETSKKTVSVQEFARHLDSVLGEFAFPDEFVVEVWAAIGEAREACG